GGCTGAGCGCTTCGAGAACGTGGTCCTCCTCCACGTACCCGAGATCCATGAGGATTTCGCCGATACGTTTGGGCCGGATCTTCTGCAGTTCGAGCGCCTCGGCAACTTGCTCCTGATGGACATGACCCAATTCCAACAGGATCTCGCCGAGCAATAGCGCTCGTTGCGTAGCAGGCACGTCGATACCTCTACTTGCTGGGCGCGTCGCCGCGCTCAAAGCCGTCTTTGCTCTTCAGTTCTTGAACAACGGCATCCGTGGGCCGGTATTCATTGCGCATGTATCGCTTGCGGTCGATCTTCTTGATCAATCCCTTATCGAAAAACACGTCCAGATTGGCCTTGTGCATTTCATCCATCTGGGATTCGGTAAAGCGGTCGTAATCGATACCGTCTTTCACAATGTGCGGCGTTACCAGGACCACGAGATTGCGCTTGCGGCGCGCATCGTCTTTGCGCCGGAACAGCCATCCCAAACCGGGCACGTCGCCCAGCATGGGCGTCTGCCTCCGGTTGCGGTCTGTGGTTTCGCTGATCAAACCGCCCACAATTCCCGTGGAGCTGTCTTTAATGACCACTTCGTTTTTCACATTGGACAGCGATAGCGTTGGACCTACAAGGTTCGGGTCCAGGCCCACATCGCTGGCAATCGTGGAGGAGACTTCCACCTCCAGCTTCATGTTGACGTAGTCGCCTTCGCTGATTTGAGGCGTTACCGTGAGCTTAATACCGACCTCTTCGCGGTCTACGCTGTTGTATACGCTACCCACGCCGCCAATGTTACCGCCCAGTGACTGCTGGGACCCGCGAATAAATGGCACCTTTTGACCAACGGTGATCTTCGCTTCCTGGTTGTCGACCGTGGTCAGGCTCGGACGCGAAAGCACATCAAGCGCCGTGAGCGATTCGAGCGCTGTCATAAGCAACGGCACGTTCGGAACCACCTGTTCCGTGGTTACTCCCGCGCTATCCGTCGTGCGGATGGTTGTAGTGCCGTCGATGAGACCGAAGTTGAACAGGCTCGAATCGGACGAACCGGTCAGGGACAACGGCCCCTGCGTAAGCACGTTCGCAAGGTTGACGACGTTGTTCAGTGCGAAGTAGTCGTTGGCGGTAAGGCCGGCGCTTTCTACCGCCAATTGGTAGCGGTCCGTGATTCCGACTTCCATGATGATGGCCTCGACGTGCACCTGGCGAGAGGGCAAATCGAGCTGCGCAATCAGGGAGTCGATGACTTTGTAGTCTTGCGGCGAAGCGATGATAAGCAACGAGTTGGTTTGGTCATAGCGCGTTATCGTGACCCGCTTCTCAAAGGGTTGAATGTCGCCCAAGCCGCCTGCGCCAACACCGCCACCGGAAGGCGCCTGCATGGGTATGGCGCCGCCGCCCCCGCCGCCTTGCTGGCCGGAGGAGGTACTTCTGCTGCTTTGGCGCGGCGTGTTTCCGGTGAGCGGAGCCAGGGCCGCCTCGACGTCTTCGGCGTCGGCGTGAAGTAGCTGACGAACGTGCATGGTGTTGGACTCGCTGGGCGTCGGCGAGTCAAGGCGATCAATCAGATCGCGGACTTGCACCATCAAGGGCTGTGAAGCCACGACTACGAGCGCGTTCAAGCGTTCATCGGGCACAATGCGCAACGTGAGGGGCTCTGAGCCAACGATAGTCTGTTGACGTTGCCCTGGCACAGCGCCACGCGTTGGGGGAC
This DNA window, taken from Candidatus Hydrogenedentota bacterium, encodes the following:
- the gspD gene encoding type II secretion system secretin GspD yields the protein MESTTMRMGNQAKTVANWVTAAMLTAGLLCFNGQASAQSEEPQRLPRRDRVQLVQVQPEDGAAHAADAEQPPADPQQDGAANLDQGAVDPNAIEQGATAHEAETVESEPPAETPPPAPPAPPAGGAPQVRAPRRGLPVPSARGPQGAPPPSMASQPLAPGELPVNESRPKNGGVPTEPVKFDFDNADLSNVIQSLGPMTGKNFDIDPTVATQKVTIITHTPIPPDMVYEVLESVLATRGLQMVPSAGGNLIRIRPVGEDPEQSPLKTGADQSVEGYDSYSTHIIKVEHADAAELATVLKVLGSKQAQVDAYGKTNTLILYDNAAGIRKMLEFLKEVDIPGYDEVVEFFTLEFTRAEVIAQQIQQVLMGDQGGGVAGAPGAQNPVIRQPAAAIQRPPTRGAVPGQRQQTIVGSEPLTLRIVPDERLNALVVVASQPLMVQVRDLIDRLDSPTPSESNTMHVRQLLHADAEDVEAALAPLTGNTPRQSSRSTSSGQQGGGGGGAIPMQAPSGGGVGAGGLGDIQPFEKRVTITRYDQTNSLLIIASPQDYKVIDSLIAQLDLPSRQVHVEAIIMEVGITDRYQLAVESAGLTANDYFALNNVVNLANVLTQGPLSLTGSSDSSLFNFGLIDGTTTIRTTDSAGVTTEQVVPNVPLLMTALESLTALDVLSRPSLTTVDNQEAKITVGQKVPFIRGSQQSLGGNIGGVGSVYNSVDREEVGIKLTVTPQISEGDYVNMKLEVEVSSTIASDVGLDPNLVGPTLSLSNVKNEVVIKDSSTGIVGGLISETTDRNRRQTPMLGDVPGLGWLFRRKDDARRKRNLVVLVTPHIVKDGIDYDRFTESQMDEMHKANLDVFFDKGLIKKIDRKRYMRNEYRPTDAVVQELKSKDGFERGDAPSK